The DNA sequence AATAAAAAAAACTAGAGAATGCTGAACACATTACAGCTAAATCAAAAATTTTACGTAATGGGAAGAGTGCACAGGGATGCTAATAAATAGGAATCAACAGAAGAGATGGTTTCGAAGACACTGAATTTGAAGGGTTTAATTCATTAGATTCTGCATAATAAATCACTACCACAAAATGAGTGTTTGAGTCAAATATCAtagaaggggaagctagataaaggAGGAACGAATAGGAAGTTATACAAAGAGGGATGGACAAAATAGGGCAGGTGGTGACACATGTGGGGCATAAACACCGGCGTCGACTAGTTGGACTGAACTCATCTTTGTGATGTAAAGTTCGCGTAATATGTAAATCAGATGCATTCGTCTTTATTTCCAATTTATACTACAATCAGTGCCCTTGGGTTATTCTATACCATgagataaataaacaaacaaataacgaTACCTGCTTCAGGCATTACATTCATGGAAGCTAGTTGCAAATCAAGGTGCTGGGAGGTTGTACAAGTGGTTTCCACGACCAGCAAGGTTAAAAGAACATCACTTATGACCATGTCCTAGGTGACTGAACATCCAAATTCTATTGCGAGACCAATACAAAACTGACATTGCAATGAGAGGCCAAGAAATATGATGAACAGATTTACTTTACCAGCCTTCAAGATACAGGAATGCACCAACATAAGGTGCTCTGTTCGCAATTGGGTATAGCGTTACTAATGGTACAAGGATACCCAAGCCAAAAGGATAGATTAAAAATAAGTTCAACACATAACTCACCGCAAGGTGGAACAGCTTTCTAACAATAAAAATCAAGCAGTAATTGTTATTATCTTACCTTTCACATGGTGAACCAGAGTCACAATGTGCTGAGCAAATAGCTCTGAAGGACTGCGACGAGACTGGGCCATCTGAATATGCTGGAAGATGGAACGGAACTCCTGATCTTTTTTGGGTTTGTGAACAAGGTCACGACAGAGGCGTCGCTCATGTGTCAGGACGTTGGTAGAgctagaaagacaacacaaagagctCCTCATGAAAGATGGCCACTCTAAGGCAACAGGAAGCAATGTTTTTTTACCGCTCAGTCCATTACAGACATCAATATTGCTAGTCCCTCACTCATCACATCCATCCTAGTTCTTTGTGGTAATCTGCTCACCACTGTACAGCATCAGTGACGCAAAGACAGGCCAGCTGGTTTTGTCACATTTACGCGAGTGCCGATATTGATATACTTGACAATTTGCATTTCTAGTTTTCAGCTAATTCTGCAGAGGCAAGAAACAAATTAAAAAAGTGCCCAGTGACCTTTGCTgaagagtgcatgtgtgagtgaaCATGTTTTGATGAGGTGCTTCCAAATCCAAAAAGAAATTCTTGCCGCTAGGAATGCCACATGAAGTGCAGCAATTAGATAAGAACTGTAAGGCACATAATTCGTCGCCAAACTCAAGCAGGAAAATGTTTCGAAAAAAATTTCAAAGTGATAGATTGGCATCTGGTATGGCCAACATCTTACATTTAAAGGTTTAAATTACACAAATATCAACTGCAAATTACAAAGGGCTGAGATTAGAGTGGTTTCAAGATCATAGTCTCTATTCCCACAAAATATCAGTATTTGATGTCATCTCTACATGAAGGAAACAACTTCTTGGGGATGATGCCACATTGTTGAGGTTGAGTCATTTTGTACCAGGATGCATCACAATGATCGTTTCCCACAAGGGGAGTTTGTCATCTCTGCAAAGACACCAAGACTTTATAACTGATCACACGGAGTAGTGTCCAATAAAATGAGCGGGCAGATTACTGCATCACTAGGCTGACTGGTTGGACACCGttgagacaagagtttggcagcttaATTGGATAAGTCTCTGACGGAGGCAGTGCAGTGCAGGTTAGAGaagtggttgggagggggggggtgaaaagagTGCCTTCAAATAGTATAAAGGGGTTAGGGCAAGAATAGACATTAGGCTGGAGTGCCAACACAGTGCCCTTTCTGAATGAAGTCCTAATAAGGACAGTGCATCAGTGCACTAATGGGCTACATCGCAGAGACAACACCACAGCTTCCATCCTTTATCAAGCagcacagtgccacagtggttagcactgctgcctcacagttccaaggtcccgggtacaattccagccttgggttactgtctgtgtggagtttgcattttctccccgtgtctgcgtgggtttcctccgggtgctccagtttccttccaaagatgtgcaggcgaggtggattggccatgctaaaattgccccttagtgtccaaagatgtgcaggttaggtagggttaaggggatagggcaggagtgtgggcctaagcagggtgctcttccagagggtcagtgcagactcgatgggccgaatagcctccttctgcactgcagggattctatggtttaaGTTACTTATCTTAGCTGCCCTGCAGCAGAGAGAAATAACAGGGTTACTGCTATGTGCCTCTTGTCAGCTGAAGGGCACATTAAAACCAGGCTGGCCTTACCTCTTTGCGACAGTAAAAGCACTTGGAAAGTTTTGACAAGGGCCCAGGAGGTGACAGGGCCACATGCTCTTAAAAAGCCATAGTGACATCTTGCTGAATTAACCAACAGTTGACAACATACAGCCTCAGCCCTACCTAAACACAGTGCCTCTGATTGTCTTAATTCCCTTAGCTGTTTTGGCAGGGGAGAAAGGTGTGAAATTTATCTGATTTTGCTATAGAATCAGCCATGGGACGACTGGGCAGCCTAACCCTTGATAAAACGAACACAAAGCACTCAATCCAATTCTTACCCAAGCGTGTCATCGCCGAACTGCAAGGAATCCATTTTCAACGTAACCTCTGTTGGACGATGAGCTGGCTTGAGCACAGGGGCGTTTTCATCTTGAGCAGTTACaccttcctgctctttgccatcagAGCTTTTTCTCGGGGGAGGAGGGCTTTCTGCTCGGCCTGCCTTATACTTTGATGCTTTCACGGGTGACACCTCTCGGTATCTGCTACCGTCTGCTTTCTTTGATTGAAATCGCTCCTCTTTTTTAAATCTCTCGGgcattaattcctcctcctccacctctctaAACTTCTCCTTGGAGATGGTGATGTGCTTAAAGAAATTGATCTCTTCCCTTTTGCGTGGCCTAACATTGGCATCgtcatcttcctcctcctcatcctcctcatcataCCTCTCCTGAGTTTTACTTGCGATTAATTTGCTCCTGTACTTGAGCTCATCCTCATATCCATATTCCTTTTGGTTCTTGGCTGCGTAGTCCTTGTCATGCTCCTCCACCTCTTCGTCATCGTAGCCAAATTTGTGGCGCATCTCTGCTTTTGAGATTTTTTCAAACTCCTCGGCAACTCCGCCCTTGAATCGTTTCGGGGATTGGCTGCTACGACTGCCTTTCTCTGGGACGTTTTTCACGTGGAACTCCGTTTTCACCACACTGCAAGAAGAAAGCCTATCGTAAGCACTGGCCTGTTCTCTCCCTTGTTCTTTTTCTAAATCTGTTCCTTTCTGCTCCTTTTCTCTTCCATTCACCCTATCCTGCATTAACACTTTAGCTTTCTGCTCCTCTGCAAACCTGTGATTCAAcaaaaaaacagaaacacacacaaaaaagaaaagaaatgcaACGCATTACACAATCAGGGGTCCGTGCTTAAACAAACAAGATCTTACAGAAGGGTCCATCTCAAAGGTCTTGTTTCTACCCAAGGCTGAAGCTAGGACTCAAATGGGAAGTCCACTCTCAGGTGCGATCAAGAAACTTATGAAGGCCAGAAGCCCAAATTGCAAGACCTCGAGGTTCGAAATTTGGAAAGCAAGGAAAATAATGAGGTGATTAGGACAAAGAAAACTTCGGTTTGAAAAGGGATGAAGGAATAATAGGAAAGAGGAAAGAGTGAATGaagtaaagagttccacagttttGAAGTCTTGAGCTAAACTGGAAAACTGTGCAATGAGGCTTACTTTAAGTCAGATTGCCCACGTTCAACACTAAGAAATCCAACATTGGGTTCTAAGAGGTGCCACAGTGAAGCATGTGCCACCATAAATGCTACTCGTTGGGCAACAAAAGAGGACTTACAAAGTAACAGATTAGCACCACTGATGTTGTGCACTTATTGGAATGTCACAAGGATCTCTCCATATACCATTCCCACTCATTTAACACAGCTGCAaagctcctttttaaaaaaaaaaacaagtttcCGCAGAAGGAAATAGGGGAGTAACATGGAGCCCCAAAATCCTCCATTAAACATTGCATATTTTGCAGTGGAGCAAAAACTTTTGAGACAGTTCCCAACTTGGAGGAAATTCTAATCAAACATGCTAAAAGGAACGGTCACCGATGAGCATTCCAGATAAGTCTCATCAAACATGCTGGTCTGCATACAaacacatttatatatatatatttttttaaaaaggtcttcGCGAGACTTAAAATCATCAGTCAGAACATCCATGGAGCCCTTGGTGCCTCTCCATAATGACAAAGCTGGGATTAAGAGTCCAAGGAGAAAGGCAAGTGGGTAAGGAGCTCCACATGCAATAGTGTGTACAAAAATATTTTCATGCCGTATTCTTTATCCACCTGATGTTTGGCGCATAAAGGACAAGCACACAACCAAGGCGCTGAAGGTGGCAACTCTAATAGTTGCCCCTGTTAGGGGGAAAAAAGTGGAGCCTCTATGTTTGGCTTCCTCACTCGGTCTCGCTCAGACGGGCAGTTTGACTTAAGCTCATGTTGTGGAGGGTGACATGCAATAAGAGCGTGCAGCcatatttttaaattttatttaaggTCAATAAATTAGTATGATTCTGGAGCGTTCCTCTACCTACCACCCACTCATCCCTGTTATACGCACAGAAAGTTCAAATTTAAGCTGCACTGCACGGAAGAGAAAGAGATAAAAGAAACAGTCTGTGTTTGAAAAGCCCACGTCAAGCGGGCAGAGTAAAGAactgagaagaaaaaaaaaggtcCCAAATTAAACTGTAATTCAGGATGTTCCAAAAAACACATGGCTGATCAACATCTGTTCAAATTCAAATCACCCAAATCTGACCCAGAGTTAAGTTTTCAAGCTTTAATGAAGAACTTTTAGGGCATTAATCCATATAAAAACTAAGAACTAGTTGGTTGGACTGCGTTGGTGCGTGGGAGGATATATCACATGCGTTAACTGTAAATGATGCCCGTGACAGTCTGAAAGTCTCACCTTTGGAATATCCAGTATATCCACCACTTGGTTCCATTGGCAGTCTGGAATTCCTGACAACTTTTGAAACAAAGCCGTTCACACAGGTCTTTACTTCCGAGTAAACAAAGAACGAGAGAGAGATCAAGAATTCAATACTGACCTTCTTGGAACATACCTCTTTAGATACGAAGAGATAGTTGGGACTGGCTGCTCTGCAAACAAGCTCGACATTCCTGGCCGCGTTTCCTCTTTCTGTGCATTGCCCTGTGCCAGACCCACCAACGGTGGGCTGTGGTTGGCTGGGGCTTGACGCGGCACGCTGCGAATTGTAGAGCTGAGCGATGGGGGGCTCTGGTGAGAGGCATTCGGTCTGGTTGGGCTGCGGCTCTGGGGGCTCATCTGCGCAGGGCTCCCATGAGGTGAAGTGTGACGGGCGGTGCCCGACAGCGAGGGGCTCTGCTGACTTGGGCTGGAATGCAATGCCGGACTGGTCTTCAGCACCACGGTAGAACGTGGAGCCGGGCTGGGATGCTTGGGGCTGGTGTCGTAGGCAGTCAGGCCTTTCCACGAATCACTGCGTTTGGGGGCCAGGCCGGCAAGGGCCTCACCACCGTTGCCAGCCTGCTCATCCTCGGGTGCCCGTTTCTGCTGGTCTTCTGTCTCCTGGGTGGGGGGCTTAGAGGCAGCTGCCTCTTTCTGGGATGATTTGGTCTTCTTGCTTCGTCGCTTAGGGGAGACCGAGCGGCTGCGATGAGGCGAGGAACGAGACCTGGAAGATGATGACCTTCCTGACCTGCTGGATGATGACTTGTCAGTGTATCTGGAGCGGCTCCTGGAccgtggcgatgctgaccgcctcTTCGGTGAGCGTGAGCGTGAGCGGCCACGCCGTGGGCTGTAAGTCGAACGGTAGTTGTGCCAGTTCGGCCGATAATTGCCGTAATGGTTGTAATTGCCGTAGTTGCCATAACCCCCACGATTATTCCAGTTACCCCTCGGGTAATAGCCTCGCCCTCGGCGCTGGATAAAGGGCCGCCTGTAGCCCCGATGTCCGCGAAACTCTCTGGGCTGGTACTCCCGTGGATAGTTCCGTTCCCGGTTATGCGTCGGAGAATAGGACCTGGAACGAGACCTGGGGCTGAAAAGCAAGAACAGAAACAAAATTTAAAATCACGTCATGATAGGTTAAAAATATGTtaatcaaagtttttttttaa is a window from the Scyliorhinus torazame isolate Kashiwa2021f chromosome 1, sScyTor2.1, whole genome shotgun sequence genome containing:
- the LOC140418511 gene encoding thyroid hormone receptor-associated protein 3-like isoform X1; this translates as MSKAAGSKSRSQSSHSRSRSRSRSRSFTRSRSRSRSRSHSRKRKYSPRSRSRSYSPTHNRERNYPREYQPREFRGHRGYRRPFIQRRGRGYYPRGNWNNRGGYGNYGNYNHYGNYRPNWHNYRSTYSPRRGRSRSRSPKRRSASPRSRSRSRYTDKSSSSRSGRSSSSRSRSSPHRSRSVSPKRRSKKTKSSQKEAAASKPPTQETEDQQKRAPEDEQAGNGGEALAGLAPKRSDSWKGLTAYDTSPKHPSPAPRSTVVLKTSPALHSSPSQQSPSLSGTARHTSPHGSPAQMSPQSRSPTRPNASHQSPPSLSSTIRSVPRQAPANHSPPLVGLAQGNAQKEETRPGMSSLFAEQPVPTISSYLKRYVPRSVVKTEFHVKNVPEKGSRSSQSPKRFKGGVAEEFEKISKAEMRHKFGYDDEEVEEHDKDYAAKNQKEYGYEDELKYRSKLIASKTQERYDEEDEEEEDDDANVRPRKREEINFFKHITISKEKFREVEEEELMPERFKKEERFQSKKADGSRYREVSPVKASKYKAGRAESPPPPRKSSDGKEQEGVTAQDENAPVLKPAHRPTEVTLKMDSLQFGDDTLGSTNVLTHERRLCRDLVHKPKKDQEFRSIFQHIQMAQSRRSPSELFAQHIVTLVHHVKEHYFKSAGITLNERFTMYQRRTAEQEVPRQKSPEIHRRIDISPSALKKRMHSRDEIKGQKESSYKGEGKLKDEPDDLRLDIEHRRKYKSKEGEHKKDSSKDSRDSSHSRERSKEKSGKIPKAYKESKKQRKRKKVRARTSSSSSSSSSSSPSHEGKDEPEEGVGREETTTGFNKARLGTREFTGPPTRGRARGIFQFRIRGRGYGRGAFPGPSNSSNPGNPTFQKRPREEDWDPEYTPKSKKYYLHDDREGDGDNYWANKRGRGTFQRGRGRFLYKKSNTSPKWTHDKYQGSGQEGVEEEEEEEEEDGQVGSITTQEEKKLGTMEQ
- the LOC140418511 gene encoding thyroid hormone receptor-associated protein 3-like isoform X4 — its product is MSKAAGSKSRSQSSHSRSRSRSRSRSFTRSRSRSRSRSHSRKRKYSPRSRSRSYSPTHNRERNYPREYQPREFRGHRGYRRPFIQRRGRGYYPRGNWNNRGGYGNYGNYNHYGNYRPNWHNYRSTYSPRRGRSRSRSPKRRSASPRSRSRSRYTDKSSSSRSGRSSSSRSRSSPHRSRSVSPKRRSKKTKSSQKEAAASKPPTQETEDQQKRAPEDEQAGNGGEALAGLAPKRSDSWKGLTAYDTSPKHPSPAPRSTVVLKTSPALHSSPSQQSPSLSGTARHTSPHGSPAQMSPQSRSPTRPNASHQSPPSLSSTIRSVPRQAPANHSPPLVGLAQGNAQKEETRPGMSSLFAEQPVPTISSYLKRYVPRSVVKTEFHVKNVPEKGSRSSQSPKRFKGGVAEEFEKISKAEMRHKFGYDDEEVEEHDKDYAAKNQKEYGYEDELKYRSKLIASKTQERYDEEDEEEEDDDANVRPRKREEINFFKHITISKEKFREVEEEELMPERFKKEERFQSKKADGSRYREVSPVKASKYKAGRAESPPPPRKSSDGKEQEGVTAQDENAPVLKPAHRPTEVTLKMDSLQFGDDTLGSTNVLTHERRLCRDLVHKPKKDQEFRSIFQHIQMAQSRRSPSELFAQHIVTLVHHVKEHYFKSAGITLNERFTMYQRRTAEQEVPRQKSPEIHRRIDISPSALKKRMHSRDEIKGQKESSYKGEGKLKDEPDDLRLDIEHRRKYKSKEGEHKKDSSKDSRDSSHSRERSKEKSGKIPKAYKESKKQRKRKKVRARTSSSSSSSSSSSPSHEGKDEPEEGVGREETTTGFNKARLGTREFTGPPTRGRARGIFHDDREGDGDNYWANKRGRGTFQRGRGRFLYKKSNTSPKWTHDKYQGSGQEGVEEEEEEEEEDGQVGSITTQEEKKLGTMEQ
- the LOC140418511 gene encoding thyroid hormone receptor-associated protein 3-like isoform X3, which translates into the protein MKSYAGPRSRSRSYSPTHNRERNYPREYQPREFRGHRGYRRPFIQRRGRGYYPRGNWNNRGGYGNYGNYNHYGNYRPNWHNYRSTYSPRRGRSRSRSPKRRSASPRSRSRSRYTDKSSSSRSGRSSSSRSRSSPHRSRSVSPKRRSKKTKSSQKEAAASKPPTQETEDQQKRAPEDEQAGNGGEALAGLAPKRSDSWKGLTAYDTSPKHPSPAPRSTVVLKTSPALHSSPSQQSPSLSGTARHTSPHGSPAQMSPQSRSPTRPNASHQSPPSLSSTIRSVPRQAPANHSPPLVGLAQGNAQKEETRPGMSSLFAEQPVPTISSYLKRYVPRSVVKTEFHVKNVPEKGSRSSQSPKRFKGGVAEEFEKISKAEMRHKFGYDDEEVEEHDKDYAAKNQKEYGYEDELKYRSKLIASKTQERYDEEDEEEEDDDANVRPRKREEINFFKHITISKEKFREVEEEELMPERFKKEERFQSKKADGSRYREVSPVKASKYKAGRAESPPPPRKSSDGKEQEGVTAQDENAPVLKPAHRPTEVTLKMDSLQFGDDTLGSTNVLTHERRLCRDLVHKPKKDQEFRSIFQHIQMAQSRRSPSELFAQHIVTLVHHVKEHYFKSAGITLNERFTMYQRRTAEQEVPRQKSPEIHRRIDISPSALKKRMHSRDEIKGQKESSYKGEGKLKDEPDDLRLDIEHRRKYKSKEGEHKKDSSKDSRDSSHSRERSKEKSGKIPKAYKESKKQRKRKKVRARTSSSSSSSSSSSPSHEGKDEPEEGVGREETTTGFNKARLGTREFTGPPTRGRARGIFQFRIRGRGYGRGAFPGPSNSSNPGNPTFQKRPREEDWDPEYTPKSKKYYLHDDREGDGDNYWANKRGRGTFQRGRGRFLYKKSNTSPKWTHDKYQGSGQEGVEEEEEEEEEDGQVGSITTQEEKKLGTMEQ
- the LOC140418511 gene encoding thyroid hormone receptor-associated protein 3-like isoform X2 yields the protein MSKAAGSKSRSQSSHSRSRSRSRSRSFTRSRSRSRSRSHSRKRKYSPRSRSRSYSPTHNRERNYPREYQPREFRGHRGYRRPFIQRRGRGYYPRGNWNNRGGYGNYGNYNHYGNYRPNWHNYRSTYSPRRGRSRSRSPKRRSASPRSRSRSRYTDKSSSSRSGRSSSSRSRSSPHRSRSVSPKRRSKKTKSSQKEAAASKPPTQETEDQQKRAPEDEQAGNGGEALAGLAPKRSDSWKGLTAYDTSPKHPSPAPRSTVVLKTSPALHSSPSQQSPSLSGTARHTSPHGSPAQMSPQSRSPTRPNASHQSPPSLSSTIRSVPRQAPANHSPPLVGLAQGNAQKEETRPGMSSLFAEQPVPTISSYLKSVVKTEFHVKNVPEKGSRSSQSPKRFKGGVAEEFEKISKAEMRHKFGYDDEEVEEHDKDYAAKNQKEYGYEDELKYRSKLIASKTQERYDEEDEEEEDDDANVRPRKREEINFFKHITISKEKFREVEEEELMPERFKKEERFQSKKADGSRYREVSPVKASKYKAGRAESPPPPRKSSDGKEQEGVTAQDENAPVLKPAHRPTEVTLKMDSLQFGDDTLGSTNVLTHERRLCRDLVHKPKKDQEFRSIFQHIQMAQSRRSPSELFAQHIVTLVHHVKEHYFKSAGITLNERFTMYQRRTAEQEVPRQKSPEIHRRIDISPSALKKRMHSRDEIKGQKESSYKGEGKLKDEPDDLRLDIEHRRKYKSKEGEHKKDSSKDSRDSSHSRERSKEKSGKIPKAYKESKKQRKRKKVRARTSSSSSSSSSSSPSHEGKDEPEEGVGREETTTGFNKARLGTREFTGPPTRGRARGIFQFRIRGRGYGRGAFPGPSNSSNPGNPTFQKRPREEDWDPEYTPKSKKYYLHDDREGDGDNYWANKRGRGTFQRGRGRFLYKKSNTSPKWTHDKYQGSGQEGVEEEEEEEEEDGQVGSITTQEEKKLGTMEQ